The nucleotide window CATCAGATTGAGCTTCTCCACACCACTGCTGCGTTCTTCGTACACCACACCCAGCTTATAGATGCGTGACGTCTCTTCGGCATGTGCCGCGTAGTCCATGAAAGCACTATGATGGTCACCAAAGAAATACTTCTCTTCATACCGATGTTCCTGCGTATAATCGAATACCCGGACCCGAACAACCGCCTGATCCTCCAGCGTGTGGTACAACCTGCGGAACAGATCATCCCGGGTTAATACGTCTTTATCTCCGTAGGCAATCGTAACGTTGGCCCGCTGCAACAACTCTTCTTCAAATGGTAACCGCAACGGCTCGGCTGTAAGCAGCAACGAGTGACATACCTCCATCAGACGTTTCAGCAGACGATCATCACCTTCTGTGGCGAGCCGGTTCATGTCTCCCATGTAACGGTCCTCAAACCATACATCCCGTCCGCGCTTGGCTTCCAGGTCGGTGATGAGCTCTTCCGTCACTTTGCCGTAGTACTCCATCACGTTCTGCCCGATGTATTCATCCGCAGCAGCGATACTTTGGACAGCTGTTTCTCGCAGTGTGCGTTCCAGTGCCTCAAGTGCTGCTGTGACTTGGCGACTGAAACGATGAAGTTCTTCCATCTCCGTATCGTAGATACGCAGCAGATGTAATTCATTTTCCAGTCGCAGTAATTCTACCTTCGGTACATACACTCGCTCAAGCATGCAGTCAATCAGATTACGTACATTCTGCTTATCACGGAACAACGCACGTTTGAACGACTGATCTTCTACGCGCTCTTGCTGACGTTGCTCCAGCAGAGCACGTGCCGATTCAAGCTGCATCGATTTATCCCGAATCAATCCGAGCAGCGCTTCACGTACACTACCAGGCTCACTGTCACTCCAGGCAGCCCACTGGAAGTAACCAACCTCTGGATGCTCCGCGCGGGATTGTTCGGCCTGACGGCGCAGAGAGCCGCCAGAGCTGCGTTCGCGCACACGCTCTTCGACAAGACGAACAACGTTATCGCGGAAGTACGCTTCAGCTCCTTGTCCAAACAACGCTCTCTCCGCTTCACGAAGTGAGAGCGGCTTCAGATCAGAGAAACTGACGTTATGCGTCATAATGCCACTCATGCCACTAACCAGATCTTCATTGGGCAGCAGACCTTCGACTTTGCGTTCCACCGAGGCCGCGTCCAGTCCAAAGAAAGCGAGCTTGTCCTTGATGCTCAAATCCGGCTCCTGCCGCATGCGTGCAAGCAGATACCGATACATGTGATATAACACCGCCAATGCAATCGGCTTGTTTGGCCGCCTGATCTCGGCAAAACCCGCGCTGGCATAACCATGCTGATCAGAGGTAGTACGAATATTGTTTTTAAAAGATGTATTGTTGTACGTGTTCGCTCCCGTGCTTGAAACGCTACCCGAGTGAT belongs to Paenibacillus sp. FSL H8-0079 and includes:
- a CDS encoding transcription initiation factor TFIID, encoding MAAGMEFNSNNTLKRDLEKYAAQYAIEQERQGSLGDGRSSIHYPALFLFVGDLVAPAVSAVQEINRLKWDNGDGVVYVQIGTEDQKEHPVETRHGGSSDDGQVTLHRLPLSAGQTERPSKTRRKDVHRSFHESDQALYDLNRTLRRVSNRIAEYGRLYSSFDRIYVTVVTRADDPLNVLLPELTKLTETILSQAFKSVQTDLHVLVSEMEQVDSFGYASAAGLAFLRELDYMQSLDYTFSGKLLVTEDGISIPVTHPASPLFDLVYLLSDKNERGTGVPGGWIENAEIICRICLLKNRKQDADHSGSVSSTGANTYNNTSFKNNIRTTSDQHGYASAGFAEIRRPNKPIALAVLYHMYRYLLARMRQEPDLSIKDKLAFFGLDAASVERKVEGLLPNEDLVSGMSGIMTHNVSFSDLKPLSLREAERALFGQGAEAYFRDNVVRLVEERVRERSSGGSLRRQAEQSRAEHPEVGYFQWAAWSDSEPGSVREALLGLIRDKSMQLESARALLEQRQQERVEDQSFKRALFRDKQNVRNLIDCMLERVYVPKVELLRLENELHLLRIYDTEMEELHRFSRQVTAALEALERTLRETAVQSIAAADEYIGQNVMEYYGKVTEELITDLEAKRGRDVWFEDRYMGDMNRLATEGDDRLLKRLMEVCHSLLLTAEPLRLPFEEELLQRANVTIAYGDKDVLTRDDLFRRLYHTLEDQAVVRVRVFDYTQEHRYEEKYFFGDHHSAFMDYAAHAEETSRIYKLGVVYEERSSGVEKLNLMGGFHLEDLMVYRNGKVYYDSYTDNGYELHPGGLVEKLSPIR